The following proteins are encoded in a genomic region of Bacillus sp. FJAT-22090:
- a CDS encoding LytR/AlgR family response regulator transcription factor: protein MLKAYIVEDEPLAREELKYLLTESKQIEVIGEADSLINAVKDISKQHPDLVFLDIDLEEDNGLDLAKQLIQLKPAPAIVFATAYDEYALQAFELNALDYILKPFDEERIRKTLEKIIHVGKIGSEERRFVSSAKNVNSGKIAVLVEERIVLLENDSIIYLESFEGKCKVKTMSDEYIVSDSLTVLEKKLSNTQFMRVHRSFIVNMDHIIEIHPWFNSTYNVIFKDQSKVPVSRTYVKDFKMYVGF, encoded by the coding sequence ATGTTGAAGGCGTATATAGTTGAAGATGAACCATTGGCAAGGGAGGAATTAAAATATCTTCTCACCGAAAGTAAACAAATTGAAGTTATTGGTGAAGCAGATAGTCTTATAAATGCTGTGAAGGATATATCCAAGCAACATCCAGATTTGGTATTTTTAGATATAGATTTAGAGGAAGATAACGGATTAGACTTAGCTAAGCAATTGATTCAGCTTAAACCGGCCCCTGCCATTGTGTTTGCGACCGCTTACGATGAGTATGCCTTACAAGCGTTTGAATTAAATGCACTTGATTATATTTTAAAACCATTTGATGAGGAGCGTATCCGAAAAACACTGGAAAAGATAATTCATGTAGGGAAAATCGGAAGTGAGGAACGGCGATTCGTTTCTTCTGCTAAGAATGTTAATTCGGGAAAAATTGCTGTTTTAGTAGAGGAAAGAATTGTTTTGCTTGAAAATGACTCCATCATTTATTTGGAATCTTTTGAAGGCAAATGCAAGGTCAAAACGATGAGTGATGAATATATTGTTAGTGATTCACTAACTGTGTTAGAGAAAAAATTAAGCAATACACAATTTATGCGCGTCCATCGGAGCTTTATAGTGAACATGGATCATATTATTGAAATTCATCCATGGTTTAATTCTACTTATAATGTAATATTTAAAGATCAATCGAAAGTTCCTGTTAGTCGAACATACGTAAAAGATTTTAAAATGTATGTTGGTTTTTAA